A window of Maioricimonas rarisocia genomic DNA:
ACGCATAGGAACGAAATCGAACCTCGGCGAGGGTTCAGCGGATGAAGATGAATTCCTTGACGTTCCAGATGACGTGACCGTAGTCACCCCACACGCGGGGATCATCCGGCTCGCTGTCGTACGACCGGGCCTGCATTTCAACGAACTGCGTTCCCGCGGTCAGCTCCATCTTCGTCGGCTGGCGCCCGTAGGCGGCGACGTACATCCGGCGAATTCGGTCGGCGGTCGTCGCGTTCGGCGTTTCTTCGAGCAGTCGGCTGCCCCACCGCTTCGACTCTTCGACGACGAGGGGGTTGTTCATCAGCGCCAGGGCCTGGGCGGGAACATTCGAGACGCTGCGGCGACCGATCGTGGAGTGCGGCGTGGGAAAGTCGAACGCCTGAAAAAGCGGATTCGGGAAGTTCCGCCGGACCGAGATGTACAGGCTTCGACGTCCCTTGCCGTCGACCGGACCCGACTGCTTCGGCCGTCCACGCCCTTCCATGAAGGGCGTCAGATGAACCGGCACACTCGGGCCGTAGAGCGTCGGGTCGAAGTGTCCCGAGAGTGCCAGGATCGCGTCCCGAATGGCTTCACCTTCCAGCCGTTTGACGTTCATCCGGTACAGCAGCCGGTTCTGCGGATCGATCTCCAGCGCCTTCGTGGCGGTCTCCGGCGACGAGCCGAATGCTTCCGGCGTGCGGTCGCTCGTCATGCGGTAGGTGGACGAGAGCAGGATCAGTCGATGAATGTGTTTGAGTGACCAGCCGCTGGCGACCAGTTCGTTTGCCAGCCAGTCGAGCAGTTCGGGATGACTGGGAGTCTGGCCGAGATGACCGAAGTCGTCCGGCGTCGGGACCAGTCCCCGACCGAAGTAATGGTGCCAGATCCGGTTGACGATCACCCGCGGGAGGATCGGCGTCTGCTCCGGATCGACCATCTGCATTGCGAGCTGCAGTCGTCCGCTGCCCGGCCCCAGCTCGTCACCGGTCGGGTGCTCGAGTCCGTCGAAGACTTCGAGGAACCGCCGCGGAACCGTGTCGCCCCGTTTCCTCCAGTTGCCGCGGATGAAGACGTACTCGTCTTCGCCGGTCGCGTCGAGCATGGCGGGTGCCGTCGGTGAGACGGGACGGATCTGCTCGAGCAACTCACGCCGTCTGGCAATGAACGGTGCCGCCGTCTGCTCCAGCCGCGTGCGGGCATCCTCTGTGTCGAGACTGAACAGTTGCGGGTGGCGGATCATCCAGTTGGCCAACTCGTAACTGCGAGCCGCAGGAGCGGGCCGGCTCGGCGCCACATCGAGCAACTGGTTGAGAGCGGCCTCGAAGGCCCACCGCAGTTGCTGGGCTGCCTGAGGGGCCTGGAGGGGGCCGGCGTCGTCGAGTGGATCGACCGACGGCAGATCGCCCGGGAGTGTCGGCGGTTGTTCCGACTGGACGACCGCCACGATCGACAGGTCCGCATCGTCGATCGGATAGATCTCCAGATGGGCACGATGCGAGGCGTACCGGCGGACGTCGTGCTCGACCCAGGCCCATTCCCCCTTCGTGTCATGCTCACTAATCAGTGATCCGTGGAGCGGACCGTTGATGAGAATGTGCGAGTCGACCGCCACGTACGTCCGGCAGCGACCGCGAACGAGTGCGAAGATGCGACCGGAATCGACTTCGAACGACGGCGTGCGGAGCGTCTTTCCGCCGCGGTCCCAGCTGCCGATGCGTCCCGGGTCCCGCATGGTTCCCGGTGCATAGCCGAGCCGCTTCCAGACCGGATCGCGGTGCATGCCTGTGACCTCGGCGATGGCCGCAACCGGCTGCTGTGGGTCGTCGCTCAGCCAGGTCGTTCCGGCCGGCTTCGCGGTCGTTCCAAATGACGTGCCGTCCTGTAGAACCCGATCCGTCTGACGGAAATCGACGATGGTGGCGTGTTCGTCGGCGGCAAGCAGGGCATCGAGAGTGGGGGGCGTGACCTCCGCTGCAATTGCAGCCGCGGCGACTTCTCCTTCAGCACCGCCATTCTGGATACGGCGCGTCCAGCCGGCGAGCGGGCCCGACTCGGGAGCCGAGTTCAGGAAGGCGACCCATTCTTCGAGCACGTCGACGTTGACGGCATGTTCTCGAGCGATCGTCACCAGACGTCGACGGAAGGCCGGCGTGAATTCGTCCGGAGTCATCCGCGGGGCCCGATCGTTTGTCTGCACGATGTGGTCGACGCCGATGTTCCCCCAGCCGCCGGTTTCTTCGTCGACAATCTCGATCTGTGCGGTCTTGCCGAGGAACTCTTCCACCTCCCACGTGACGGGGAACATCCTGTTGTTGTTGCGGCCGGTGGCCGTTCGGACGACCTTGCCGTCGACGAGCAGGTTGACGCACGTCTTTCCTTCGTGAGCACCCCCGCCGACGAGCATGCGGATCAACTTCCGTGAGATCTCGAACGAGGGGGACGTGAGCCGGCCCGTGTGTGCATCGCCTCGCCCGCCGTTGCGCTTCTGGTGAGAGTTGACGAATCTCCGACCGATGGCGTTGATCCGTCCCTGATACGGAGCAACCGTTTCCAGCGTCTGTGGGCCGCTTCCGAAGGCGTCGCCCGTGACGGTCCAGCCGTCGTAACGGTCGGATTCGAAGTCGGCGATGATGAGTTGGTTTGCCTCGGGCGTCGTTTCGATTCCTGCCTCGAGAGCCGCTCGAGCTGCCAGCAGATACTTGTCGAGCTGATGCACGACCGGCTCGGCCAGGTCGGCGATGGTGTGCCGCAGCGGCTGACTCGCCTCGGCACGCAGCTTGTCCAGCTGTTCAGCGATACCGCGATTGTGATCGAGCGAGGCAAACCGTGCCTGTCGGTATGACGAACTCTGCAGAAAGCCCTGCAGAGCGTAGTAGTCCTTCTGCCGGATCGGATCGAACTTATGATCGTGGCAGCGGGCACAGGCGACGGTCAGACCGAGGAACGTCTTCGAATAGACGTCGATCATGTTGTCGAACCGTTCCGCTTCTTCCTGGCGGATGTCGACCGGCGAATGGACCCACTCCCCGAGAAACCAGAAACCGGTGGCCAGCAGCGACTCGTTGGCACCGCTCTGCGGATTGAGTCGACGTGGGTACCGGTCGCCGGCAACGGGATGGGAGCCGGATGTGAGCAGATCCCCGGCGATGTGCTCGACGACGAAGCGGTCGTACGGCACGTCCGCATTGAGAGCGCGAATGACGTAGTCACGGTAGTGCCATGGATTGGGGACGTCGTAGTCGAACTCGTGTCCGCGTGACTCCGCATAGCGAACCAGGTCCAGCCAGTGCCGCCCCCACCGTTCGCCGTGGTGCGGCGACGCCAGCAGCCGGTCGACGATTTGCGGGTGGACGCCATCGGCCGGTGCAGCGAGAGCCTGTTCGATCTCCTCTGGCGACGGAGGCAGGCCGATCACGTCGAATGAAGCGCGCCGCAGCCATGTCCGCAGGTCGGCATCTCCCGCGGGAGTCAGGCCGTTCTCTTCCAGCTTCGCGAGGATGAAGCGGTCGATCGGATTCCGGCACCACTCTTCGTTTTGAACTGCAGGAGGCTCAACAACGGCCAACGGCTGGAACGACCAGTGCGTGGCGCGCTCCGTGAGATTGAACTCCGAGCCGCCGGCAACTTCGACGTCTTCGTCCGGCCAGGGGGCACCGCGGCGGACCCATTCGACGAGCTTTGCGATCGTCTCGTTCGGCAGGCGGCCCTCGGGCGGCATCTGGTAACCGGCCGGATCGTACTGCACCGCGAGAATGAGTTCGCTTTCGTCCGGCTTGCCCGGCACGATTGCCGGCCCGGTATCGCCTCCCCTGAGAATCGTCGCCCGCGCATCGAGACGCAGCCCGGCTTCCGGTTCTTCAGCCCCGTGGCATTCCTGGCAGTGCTCGACGAAGATCGGCCGAATCTCTTTCTCGAAGAACTCGATGTCTTCGGCAGAAAACTCCGGTCGGTCCGCCGCGTTCAACAGGCCGGCAAACGGTCCGATCAGAATCAGAGCGGCAAGGCAGACAGCAATGCGACAAAGGGGCATATCCGGTCCCTGATGGAGACAAGGCGGGGAACGGCGGGTGTGGTAAGGAGGCCGACAGCATCGGGCGGCCCGCATCCGGAAAGCATCAAGCGGCCGGTCTGTCCCGGCATCCTCGACGCATCAGGACGCAAGCATGAATTCTACCGGACATTCCGCGCCTGCGACAACGGGGGGCGTCATTCCGGGGCCGGATCAGCAAAGCAATGCTCCCAGCCACCCGCCTGCAGGGGAACCAGACGGCCGTCCGGAAGCTGCAGCTGCCGCTCGCTATCCGTAGTGATTTCCCCGATATGGCTGATCGGCAGCGCAAGCGGTGGCGAAGCCAGCAGCGACGCTCCCACCTCCGGCGAGACTGTGAACAGCAGCTCGAAATCTTCGCCGTCATTCAGCGCGTGCTGGACCCGCTCCTCGGCGGGAAGATCCTGCGGGACCGACGGGCTCACGGGGACGTGGGCAGCCCGGATCGTTGCGCCAATCTTGCTCTCGTCCAGAATGTGCCCCAGATCGGTCGAAATGCCGTCGCTGAGGTCGATCATCGCATGCAGTTCACACGCGGCATGCAGTGTCTGAGCCTCGACGACCCGCGGCGTGAACGTCAGGTGACGTCCGGAGGGAAGCGAGCCGCCCAATCGGCCGGTGACCATGATCCAGTCGCCGGGGACGGCACCGCTGCGCTGGACCGGACCGCTACCGGTCGGTTCTCCCATCAACGTCACTCCGATCACCAGCGGCCCGTCCCACACGTTCGTGTCGCCGCCAGCGACGACGACCGAGAACTCTTCGGCGGTCGCAATCAGACCGTCCATCAGTTCCCTGGCGAACGAGAGTCCCCGCTGCTGCGGCAGGACGAGCGTGATGAAAGCGAACGTCGGCTGACCGGCCATGGCGGCGATGTCGCTCAGATTGACCGCCAGAGCCTTGCGCCCGATCTCTGCGGGAGTGGCCGGAGGGACCGTGAAGTGCCGGCCCTCGGTCAGCGTGTCGGTCGTCACCAGGGTGGTGCCGTCACCACAGCGGACCAGAGCGGTGTCGTCACCCAGGCCGATCGGCATCTGCTGGTGCGATGGCGTGCGCTGCCGGATCCACTCGATCAGTTCCAGTTCGTTGCCGCTCACTCGTTCGTGTCGCTTCACGTGGCAGAGATGTTTGCTCCGGGCCGGTTCCGGGAACCGGTTTGCAAAGGCATCTTCGTCTGCCAGCCGGCGGTGATGCAACGGAGCAGATCGCGAGGAGCGGGTTGCCTCCCGGCAGGGACAGGCACTGTCATCCACTCCGCGGGCCCCCGGTCAGCACACGACCGAGGGTCCGCAGACGGAATGATTCAGTTGCGGTTGGAAGCGATCTGAAAGTGACCGTAGAGGGTCTCACCCTGCCGCAGAATGTAGAACTTCAGCGGGCTGAAGGTGAACAGCTGCGGATGGTTGATGACGTAGCGGACGTTCTCGTCGTTCACGGTTTCCCAGACATGCAGTCCGACGAGGATGTCCCCCTCCTGGATGCCGTTGCGGTAGGCGGGGCTGTCGCGACGCACATCGGTCACCACCATGCCGCCGTGGTAGGGGTGGCCGGCCAGCTTCTGTTCAGCGTCTTCGAGCGGTCCCAGTCGCACGCCGAGAATCTGCCACGACGATTCGTCGCTCGACATGTTGGCCGAGGTGACCCGGGGAGGCGTTGTCGAGCCCGCGATCATGTGACGACCGGGATTCATCCGGTTCGGCTGCAGTGCCGAGAGCTGCAGCTTGACCGTCTGTTCTTCTTCGCCGCGACGAATGACCAGGTCGATGAGTTCGCCGAGCTTGCGACCCAGCAGGGCTCGCTCGAGGTCGGCGGAATCGACCACTTCGACGGAGCCGGCCCGCACGATGACGTCGCCGGGCTGCAGTCCTGCCGAGGCAGCAGGTGAGCTGCTCTGAGTCGCCTGCACGACGAGCCGACGCTCCGGACCCTGCTTGAAGTCCTTCGCGATCACGCCGTGGTAACGCTGTTCGAGACGTTCGACGTTGATCAGCCGGGCAATGATCTGACGGGCATCGTCGACGGGAATGGCGAAACCGATCTTCTGGGCACCAGCCCGGATCGCCACATTGATGCCGATCATGTCTCCCATGCGGTTCAGAAGCGGACCGCCACTGTTGCCGGGATTGATGGCGGCGTCGATCTGGATCAGGTTCTCGTAGGCCTGCTCTTCGTTGACTTCGACGTCGCGGGAGAGGGCACTGACGATGCCGCGAGTGACCGTGTGCTCGTATCCGAACGCGTTTCCGATCGCCAGCACGTCTTCGCCGAGCATCAGGTCCGACGACGTTCCGCAGGGCATCACGTCGAGCTTCTGCTGGGGCTCGATCTTGATGATCGCCAGGTCGCGGCGGCTGTCGAAGGAGATGACCCGTGCGGTGTACGAGGTTCCATCAAACAGCGTGACCCGAAGCGAATCGACTTCGGCAACGACGTGATGATTCGTCACGATGTAGCCGCGCTCATCGATGACGACCCCCGTGCCCATCCCGTTGACCTTGCGGTCACGGCCAGTGGAGAAGATCACATCGGACGCCTTGGCCCGCTTCTCACTGTGGATGTTGACGGTCGATCGTACGGCCCGACGGACGGCCCGAACAATTGGCGTTATCCTGCTGCTCGTGTCTGTGGGGGCGGTGCTGTCGCTGGCGACAGCAAAGGGACCACACAGGCCGAGCAGGAACAGGGCATAGCAGCTCGCGTGCACCACACATTTCAACATCTGCGGACCTGTGTTCGTCGGGGCGCTGGGTCGTGTCAATTGTTGGCATCATCCATTGGCCGACCGGAGTGCAGTCCGTTGTCCTCTGCAAAATGCCAGATCGGTTCCGCGGTTTTGCGCGCTTGAAATGCCCGGGCCCCTGACGCATAACTTGCCCAGTCCCTACTCTGAGGAACTGCGTCGACTTTGCGCCTCAGCGGGAGGCCATCGACGCGATCCGGCCCGACTGCGACCGATCGGTCTCAAGTTGACGGCGGCCGGTTCAGATCGGGGAAGCACCGACAATCGCGCCACTCGCTATGACCGTTGCGTCCTGCCGCACGCCGGTTGAAAGCGGGGCGAAACGGAACGATCGAAAGGACACCAGCCGTGTCACGTCGTGAAAAACTCGAGGAAATGCTCAAGTCCAGCCCCGAGGACGCGTTCCTCAATTACGGTCTCGCCATGGAAGAGGCCCGCGAGGGAAATCTCGAAGCGGCGCTTGCGCAGCTGCAGCGGGTCATCGAGCTGGATGCCGACTACGTCGCGGCGTACTTCCAGCAGGGGCAGCTGCTCGCGCAGGAGAATCGCGTCGACGAGTCGCGCCAGCGGCTGACGGAGGGAATCGCCGTCGCCGAGCGCGTCGGAGATGCGCATGCTGCCGGAGAAATGCGGGAGTTTCTGGCAGCACTCCCGCAGTGACAGCCAACGGCCGGCCCACCGTGCGAGTGGACCGGCAGAACCTGCAGACTGTCAGGCAGAGGGGCGGACCAGCACACGGCCGACGTTTTCGCCCTGCATCATCCGCTGGACGACGTCACCGACGCCGGACAGATCCGTTTCGCTCGCCAGCCGGTCCAGTCCATCCAGTTTCCAGTCGGTCGCCAGACGCTGCCAGATCTCGGCGCGCAGGTCGTCGGGGCACCAGGCGGAGTCGATCCCCGCCAGCGTCACGCCGCGAAGAATGAACGGGTAGACGGTCAGCGGCAGCTCCGGACCGCCCACGACGCCGCAGGCCGCGACACACCCGCGGTGCTCCATCGAACGGACCAGCGTGGTGAGCGTATTTCCCCCGACGGTGTCGACCGCACCGGCCCACTGTGTCTTGAGCAGTGGTCGGTCGGTGTCGCTCGAAGCGTCGCTGCGGTCGATGACCCGGGTGGCCCCCAGTTCGGTCAGCCAGTCCCGGCGGGACTCTTTTCCGGTGACAGCAACGACCG
This region includes:
- a CDS encoding PSD1 and planctomycete cytochrome C domain-containing protein; translation: MPLCRIAVCLAALILIGPFAGLLNAADRPEFSAEDIEFFEKEIRPIFVEHCQECHGAEEPEAGLRLDARATILRGGDTGPAIVPGKPDESELILAVQYDPAGYQMPPEGRLPNETIAKLVEWVRRGAPWPDEDVEVAGGSEFNLTERATHWSFQPLAVVEPPAVQNEEWCRNPIDRFILAKLEENGLTPAGDADLRTWLRRASFDVIGLPPSPEEIEQALAAPADGVHPQIVDRLLASPHHGERWGRHWLDLVRYAESRGHEFDYDVPNPWHYRDYVIRALNADVPYDRFVVEHIAGDLLTSGSHPVAGDRYPRRLNPQSGANESLLATGFWFLGEWVHSPVDIRQEEAERFDNMIDVYSKTFLGLTVACARCHDHKFDPIRQKDYYALQGFLQSSSYRQARFASLDHNRGIAEQLDKLRAEASQPLRHTIADLAEPVVHQLDKYLLAARAALEAGIETTPEANQLIIADFESDRYDGWTVTGDAFGSGPQTLETVAPYQGRINAIGRRFVNSHQKRNGGRGDAHTGRLTSPSFEISRKLIRMLVGGGAHEGKTCVNLLVDGKVVRTATGRNNNRMFPVTWEVEEFLGKTAQIEIVDEETGGWGNIGVDHIVQTNDRAPRMTPDEFTPAFRRRLVTIAREHAVNVDVLEEWVAFLNSAPESGPLAGWTRRIQNGGAEGEVAAAAIAAEVTPPTLDALLAADEHATIVDFRQTDRVLQDGTSFGTTAKPAGTTWLSDDPQQPVAAIAEVTGMHRDPVWKRLGYAPGTMRDPGRIGSWDRGGKTLRTPSFEVDSGRIFALVRGRCRTYVAVDSHILINGPLHGSLISEHDTKGEWAWVEHDVRRYASHRAHLEIYPIDDADLSIVAVVQSEQPPTLPGDLPSVDPLDDAGPLQAPQAAQQLRWAFEAALNQLLDVAPSRPAPAARSYELANWMIRHPQLFSLDTEDARTRLEQTAAPFIARRRELLEQIRPVSPTAPAMLDATGEDEYVFIRGNWRKRGDTVPRRFLEVFDGLEHPTGDELGPGSGRLQLAMQMVDPEQTPILPRVIVNRIWHHYFGRGLVPTPDDFGHLGQTPSHPELLDWLANELVASGWSLKHIHRLILLSSTYRMTSDRTPEAFGSSPETATKALEIDPQNRLLYRMNVKRLEGEAIRDAILALSGHFDPTLYGPSVPVHLTPFMEGRGRPKQSGPVDGKGRRSLYISVRRNFPNPLFQAFDFPTPHSTIGRRSVSNVPAQALALMNNPLVVEESKRWGSRLLEETPNATTADRIRRMYVAAYGRQPTKMELTAGTQFVEMQARSYDSEPDDPRVWGDYGHVIWNVKEFIFIR
- a CDS encoding thiamine-phosphate kinase; the protein is MKRHERVSGNELELIEWIRQRTPSHQQMPIGLGDDTALVRCGDGTTLVTTDTLTEGRHFTVPPATPAEIGRKALAVNLSDIAAMAGQPTFAFITLVLPQQRGLSFARELMDGLIATAEEFSVVVAGGDTNVWDGPLVIGVTLMGEPTGSGPVQRSGAVPGDWIMVTGRLGGSLPSGRHLTFTPRVVEAQTLHAACELHAMIDLSDGISTDLGHILDESKIGATIRAAHVPVSPSVPQDLPAEERVQHALNDGEDFELLFTVSPEVGASLLASPPLALPISHIGEITTDSERQLQLPDGRLVPLQAGGWEHCFADPAPE
- a CDS encoding trypsin-like peptidase domain-containing protein, which codes for MLKCVVHASCYALFLLGLCGPFAVASDSTAPTDTSSRITPIVRAVRRAVRSTVNIHSEKRAKASDVIFSTGRDRKVNGMGTGVVIDERGYIVTNHHVVAEVDSLRVTLFDGTSYTARVISFDSRRDLAIIKIEPQQKLDVMPCGTSSDLMLGEDVLAIGNAFGYEHTVTRGIVSALSRDVEVNEEQAYENLIQIDAAINPGNSGGPLLNRMGDMIGINVAIRAGAQKIGFAIPVDDARQIIARLINVERLEQRYHGVIAKDFKQGPERRLVVQATQSSSPAASAGLQPGDVIVRAGSVEVVDSADLERALLGRKLGELIDLVIRRGEEEQTVKLQLSALQPNRMNPGRHMIAGSTTPPRVTSANMSSDESSWQILGVRLGPLEDAEQKLAGHPYHGGMVVTDVRRDSPAYRNGIQEGDILVGLHVWETVNDENVRYVINHPQLFTFSPLKFYILRQGETLYGHFQIASNRN
- a CDS encoding tetratricopeptide repeat protein, which encodes MSRREKLEEMLKSSPEDAFLNYGLAMEEAREGNLEAALAQLQRVIELDADYVAAYFQQGQLLAQENRVDESRQRLTEGIAVAERVGDAHAAGEMREFLAALPQ